The Mangrovibacillus cuniculi sequence TATGGTGTTAATTTTGCTATTGGGCAACATGGCAGGAGTTATGAAGAGATGCTAACTGTGGCCTTGGATAATCAAGTACCAGTCATCTCCATTACAGGTGGAAATCCCACTCCTTTATTAGACAAAGTAAAGGGGACAGGCATTCACTCCTTAGTTCTTGTATCATCTAAAAGACAAGCAATAAAAGCAGAACAGCTAGGAGCATCTGCAGTAATGGTGGTTGGGAATGAAGGTGGAGGCCATCTTGGCAGAGATGAAATAGGTACGATGGTGTTAATTCCTTCGGTCGTGGATGCTGTATCTATTCCTGTTATAGCGGCTGGTGGTATTGCGGACGGGCGCGGCTTAATGGCAGCTTTAGCGTTAGGGGCCGACGGGGTAGAAATGGGCACTAGGTTTATTGCTACCAAGGAGTGCGTTTTGGCTTCAAAAAACTACAAAGAAGATATAATAAAAATGGATGAAAATAGTACGGTTATTATTAAGAAAACTCTAGGTGCACCTGCACGCGCCTTGTCTAATAATTGGACCAATGATATTATCGATAAGGAAAAAAGAGGTTATACATATGACCAACTAAAGACTCTTATAAGTGGACAATCTAATAAAGCATATATCCACGAAGGAAGAGTAGAAGACGGATTCGGATGGGCAGGGCAATGTGTAGGAATCATACATGATGAACCTACTGTTGAAGAGCTATTTAACCGAATGAAACAAGAAATAAAGGAAGTGAAAGAAAAATGGGTAGACATGTAGGTGGAGAAAAGGAATACGCATATCCTTTTGATATGGATTGGACAACAGATGAGATTGTCCTTGTTATTGATTTTTATCAGGCAATTGAACAAGCCTATGAAAAAGGCATTCCAGCAGCAGAATTAAAGGAACGTTATAAAGCATTTAAACAAGTAGTTCCAAGTAAATCAGAAGAAAAACGATTGGACAAAGAATTTGAAGAGGCAAGTGGCTTTTCTTCTTATAGAGTTGTATCTCAGTTAAAAGATGGGAAAGAGAAAATAAAGATGTAAAAAAGAGGCTGGGACAAAACCCGAAAGTGACTGCACTGGGATTTCCACTGCAGGGGGACGCTTTCCACGGGGCGGGTTGCTGAGCCTCCTCGTCGCTGAAGATGAACTGCCCCCTGAAATTGGACACAGATTATTTAAGCAGCTTGCTCATAATTTCTTCTATAGGCAACTGGGCTTTTTCTATTTAGTTTAGATTTAATTCTTAAGTTATTGTAGTAAAAAATGTAGTTTTCTAATTCATGTATGAAGTGCTCTACACTCTCAAATTGTTCTAACTGTATAAATTCTGATTTAAATATCCCAAAGAAGTTCTCTATAACTGCGTTATCGTAACAGTTTCCTTTTCTAGACATACTTTGGGTGATATTGTGATCTTTCAATAATCGACGATATTGGGGCATTCGATAATGCCACCCCTGATCTGAGTGAATTAATAAATCATCACTTGTTTTTTTACGAGTAAGGGCTTGGAGCATCATATTTTCTACTAGATCGTATGTCGGTCTTGTTTGAAGGGTATAGGAAATAATCTCACCATTAAATAAATCTAATATAGGTGAGAAATATAGTTTCTGTCCAAATAGTTTAAATTCCGTAATATCTGTCACCCATTTTTGATTGGGCTTTGAGGCATGGAAATTACGATTTAATATGTTTTCAGAAGCTTTTCCGAACCCACTGATGTACGATTGATATTTTTTCATTCTTACTATACAGCGTAACCCCAAATCACCCATGATACGATAGACTTTCTTTTTGTTTATACAGTGACCCTTTTCTTGGAGAATGTCTGTAATTCGTCTATATCCTAATCGACCTTTATGTTTTTTATAGATGAATTTAATGCGTCGTTTCCATTTTCGATCAGGATCTTTTCTTTGCCAACACTTCACAATGAAATAGTAAGTGCTTCTTGAAATTCTAGCTACTTTAACTAGGTCTTTAACGGGGAATTCATGCCTTAGTTCATATATTACCTTGGCTTTCATTTCTTTGGTGATTTTTCCTGAACTAAGGCTTTCAACTTTTTTAAATAAGCATTTTCCATTCTCAGATAATCCAGTTCTTTTTGAAGTTCTTCTATTGATGGATTTGATTGTTTATCTTGATTGGTATTTTTTGATTTGGTCATGTCTACTAGCCTCACTTCTTCTTGAAAGGCTTGGGATCCTTGACTTTCCCACTTCCTAATCCATTTACGCACCATAGAAGGATCAGGAATTTGAAAAATAGCAGCTGCTTTCCTAATAGAATAGTCCAAGCCTTTAACGGATTTAATTACTTTTAGTTTAAAGGCTGAAGAATAGTTTGTATAGGGAAAGGCAAACGCAGTATCTCCATGATAGTGAACTAATGCCACCCAATGTCGAAGGACCGAAGGATCAATTCCTAGTTCTTTGGATAACGAGCGATAACTTACATTTTCAGTTTGATATCGATAAACAGCAAGTAACTTTTGTTCTTTAGAAAATTGGGACAAAAAAACACACCTCCAACTGTGGAATGTGTGTCCAACAATTGGGGTGCAGTTCAAGAACGCTCCTGTGGGGTCTCAGTAACCCACCTATCCCGTAGGAGTCGCCCCCTTCCGCTCCAATCCCAAAGAATTATTCTATAAATGCACTAATTCTGCAGTATTATGTTCTTAAATACAACGCAAAAAAGGTACATTCGTTTTTTCGAAATGTACCTTTTTGTTCTGCCCCAGTCTCTTTTGTGTTAAAAAGCGTTGCGATAGAATGGGATTAGTGGTCTATATGTTTCTAATACCCATTCTAAAAACGCTTCTCGGTCTGAAAGGATCGGATTTTGTACTGCTAATTGTCTTCCTACAAGAAATTCTGCTTTTTTCACATTTTCAAAGCGTTCAAGATCTGAACTTGTTAGATCTTGTAACAACTTCGCTTCCTTTTTCATATGGTCCATAGAGAAGACAAAATCGTTTGGAAGCTCGTGTAGGTTGGTTATTTCTTTTTGTAACTTACGAGCGATTTCATCTTTCCCTGGCAATTCATAAATAAACGCTAGCCAAACAAAGAGGTGATCATCCCAAAGACCAATTTGGAAGTGTGGGTGTTTTTTATACCCTCGTTTATCATGACAAAAAGCCATCCAAGTGTCATTAGGTGGATTTACTGTTCGTCTAGCATGCTTAGCAATGTGTACGTGAAGCTCATTCCCTGCTAGTGCCTGAAGGTCGTCTTTTAACTCGTTCCCAATATCAGCGAATTTAGGTTGTATCCTAGTTTTAATCGCATCCATTCTTTCCTCTAGACCCTCTATTTTAAACGTATTAAAGTCCTCTTTAGAAAATCCTGTAAACATTGTTTGTTCCTCCTGTAAAACGGGTAGTATGAATATATCGTACCATAAAGTTATTCTTTACAAATAGCGAGTTGCTTAGCCTATTTTTGTTACGAGTGTCCTAGACGATGCATATAGTATACAAAGTATAATATCTGAAAATTCTGATAAGAGGTGTTAATTTATGAAGAAAATGATTCAAGCCTCTAAGAAAACCGAGTCAGTTGAGCAGCAGGTAGCCACGCTAAAATTGGAATTAAATTATGAATTAGCTGTTTTATTTGAAGCGATGCAAGAAAACAATTTGACACAAAAAGATGCATCGATTGCAACGCTCAAACGCATTAGAAATGAGTTGAATGTGTATAAGGCACTTTAAGGAGAATATTTATGAGAATGGTTTATAGGAGGTGTCAATGTTGTTGACTACCTCTTATTTTTTGTTACGTGAACAGTAACAACTCCTTGTTAACCGCGTGATGTGGTTTGCCCTTAAATGAGTCTTCATATACTCATTATCTATTAAACAAAGACTCATTTCAAAGGTAAGAAACTTGAATATCTTTACTTGTTTGGGTAGGCTAAAGGTATGAATGATGAAGGAGTGCATAGTATGGATTGGAGTATGGTTGATCAGTTAGTCCAAAAGTGGTTAGTAGAAGCTCGAGGTCGTATTTTAACGTCACTCCAACAGCGTCTAACAATTGAATCAAAATCTAATGCAAACGATTTAGTTACCAATATTGATCGTGAAACAGAACAATTCTTTATAGAAAAGGTAAAGGATCATTTTCCGAACCATCGATTATTAGGAGAAGAGGGTTTTGGCGACGATGTTCAAACCCTAGAAGGTATTGTATGGATTGTTGATCCAATAGACGGAACCATGAATTTTGTCCATCAACAACGTAATTTTGCGATTTCCATTGGCATCTATGAAGAGGGTGTTGGAAAGTTAGGATACATATATGATGTAATGAACGACGAACTTTATCATGCGGAAAATGGTAAAGGAGCTTTTTATAACGGAGAACAGTTGCCAATTCTTCAACCTGTTGAGTTGAAAGAGGCAATTGTTGGGTTAAATACCACTTGGGTAGTTCCCAATAAGCGTGTAAATCATGAACGGTTAATCCCGATAGTCAAGCAAGCTCGTGGTACTAGATCATATGGTTCTGCAGCTCTTGAAATGGCATACATTGCAGTGGACACGCTTGATGCGTACATCACAATGAGATTATCTCCGTGGGATTTTGCAGCGGGTATGGTTATCTTAAAAGAATTAGGTGGTATTTGTACAAATCTAGAAGGCAAACCTTTATCCTTAACGGATTCTTCACCAGTGGTCGTGGCAAGGCCGGGATTACATGATGAATTAATGAACATTATTAACCGCTAAAGTGGATTGTATCATTACCAGTCACGTCATACGGTGAGTTTTGAATGACCTTATAACAAAAGATAAACACGTCCTTACAATTGAAGGACGTGTTTATTTGCTGCTCTTATTGGTTCTCTCGTTCTCTCAATTTCTTTTTCGTTTTGAAGCCAAGACCCATAATAATTGTTACCAGTAAGATACTTGCAACAATACCAAGAATACTTCTTTCAGCTATTGCTACACCAATACTCATAATAGCTAAAACAGTTAACATGGATAACATTATAAAGCCCCATTTGATGTTTTTCATGTAAGTTCCCCCAAACAGTAGTTGTGCTCTCCCATTACTATGATATAATAGTCGAGTTAAAGTATCTATCCCATGCTTATGCATGATCACTAGGAGTGAATAGATTGAATAAAAGAAATGATTTAAGAAATATTGCTATTATTGCCCACGTTGACCATGGTAAAACAACTTTAGTAGATGAACTATTAAAGCAATCTGGTATTTTCCGCTCTAACGAACACGTTGAAGAACGTGCAATGGATTCAAATGATTTAGAAAGAGAACGTGGTATTACTATTTTAGCAAAAAATACTGCAATACAGTATAAAGATACTCGAATTAATATCCTGGATACACCAGGACACGCCGATTTTGGTGGAGAAGTAGAACGTATCATGAAAATGGTAGATGGCGTTTTACTTGTTGTTGATGCATATGAAGGTTGTATGCCTCAAACACGTTTTGTACTTAAGAAGGCATTAGAACAAAACCTAACACCTATCGTAGTAGTTAACAAGATTGATAAAGATTCTGCTCGTCCTGAAGAAGTTATTGATGAAGTACTAGAATTATTTATCGAGCTTGATGCGAACGAAGATCAATTAGAATTCCCTGTTATTTATGCTTCTGCAATTAACGGAACTGCAAGTGTTGATCCAGATCCTGCTAATCAAGACGAAAACATGCAATCAATTTATGATGCAATTGTTGAGCACATTCCTGCTCCAATTGATAACCGTGAAGAGCCTACGCAATTCCAAGTTGCTCTTTTAGACTACAACGACTATGTGGGACGAATTGGTATTGGACGTGTATTCCGAGGAACTATTTCTGTTGGACAACAAGTTTCCCTTATGAAACTGGACGGATCAGTGAAAAACTTCCGTGTGACAAAACTATTTGGTTTCTTAGGATTAAAGCGTATTGAAATTCAAGAAGCACATGCTGGAGACCTAATTGCGATTTCTGGTATGGAAGACATTAACGTTGGTGAAACAGTTTGTCCTGTAGATCATCAAGAAGCACTTCCAGTTCTTCGTATCGATGAGCCTACTCTACAAATGACATTCTCTGTTAATAACAGTCCTTTCGCAGGTCGTGAAGGTAAGTGGATTACTTCTCGTAAAATTGAGGAGCGTTTATTAGCGCAACTACAAACAGACGTAAGTTTACGTGTAGAATCTACTGAATCCCCTGATGCATGGACGGTTTCAGGACGTGGAGAGCTTCACTTATCCATCTTAATTGAAAACATGCGTCGTGAAGGATACGAGCTTCAAGTATCAAAGCCTGAAGTAATCATCCGTGAAGTAGATGGAGTAAAGTGTGAACCAGTAGAGCGTGTTCAAATTGATGTACCTGAAGAGCATACAGGAAGCATTATCGAATCACTAGGTTCACGTAAAGGTGAAATGCTTGATATGGTGAACAACGGTAACGGTCAAGTTCGCTTAATCTTCATGGTACCGGCTCGTGGATTAATTGGTTACTCTACTGAATTCATGACACTTACTCGTGGATATGGTATCATTAACCATACATTTGATAGCTATCAGCCAGTTGTAGAAGGACGAGTTGGTGGACGTACGAAAGGTGTACTAGTTTCTATGGAAACTGGTAAATCTTCTACTTATGGTATTATGCAAGTAGAAGACCGTGGTACAATCTTTGTTGAACCAGGTACGGAAATTTACGGTGGTATGGTAGTAGGGGAACACACTCGTGAAAACGACATTACGGTTAATATTACAAAGACAAAACAAGCTACAAACGTTCGTTCAGCGAACAAAGACCAAACGGTTACGATTAAAAAACCTCGTATCATGACGCTTGAAGAAGCTTTAGAATACTTAAACGATGATGAGCTTCTAGAGGTAACTCCAGAATCAATCCGTTTACGTAAAAAAGTTCTTGATAAGAATGAGCGTGATCGTCTTACGAAAAAGAAGAAATTAGCAGAACAAAACGCATAATGTAACAATCTAAGGGGAAGTAACATGGATGTACAAGAACGATTATCATTTTTTGCTGCTCTTTATCGAGTGGATGAAAATTCAGAGCAAGGGATGATGTTATTGTATTTAACCATTGTTGCCCTTTGTATTGTGGTATATAAATTAGGGTTTGCAAAGAAGTTAAAACCTTTGCAATCTCTAGTGATTTACCTGTTCTTATTCGCAGGATGTACCGTTCTTTCGTTTTTAGGGATCGTTTTACCAATAGCTGAAGGACTGGTTGTTGCTGCTGCGATTTTGGTTATATATAAAATCAGATTAAAGCGTGAGCAAGCTGCTGCTGAATAATAATGTTAGACACCTGGGTGGTCATCTCCAGGTGTCTTTTTTGTTATGTGACCAGTAACAACTCATCGTTAGCCACGTGATGTGGCTAGCTCTTAGATGATTTTCCTTTAAACAATAAAAACATATGTATAAGTCTGTATATCTTAAATTGTGGTCAAGAGCGGGGGAAGAGCGAGAAGAGCGCATGTTAAAAAAATGAAAGGTGCTCTAACGTTACAAATCGCAACAAAGAGCACCTAGTAAAAGAAGATATTATCGTTTAGGGAACAAATTAAAGATGATAGGTAAACTAATAGCATATAAAACATGACCAATCACCCAATAGAGAAAAGCAAGATAATCCGTTGGTGGTGGGACATCTTTTATTGCCAACATGGATAAAGGGAAATACAAAAATAAAGTTGGGAATGTAAGGACCGCTGCCAAACTCCACTTGTTAAGCCAACTTCCCAAAATTCCTTTTTCCAAAATAAATACGTAAAGGATACCGATTATAAGAGAAATGATTAAATGGAAGGCGAATTCAATCCATTCAGCAAATGTGTATTCTCCAAGAATTGGGATAAAGTCAATATTTAGAAGTAATATATAGACTTTTTTATCCATCAACATCTCTATCCATTTCAACGAAAATCCTAGAACAAACCCACTGAGTGTTCCAACAATAAGTCCTCTTATCATTTAAAAGTCCTCTTGCATTAAACGGCCTCTATAAATACGAAAATTTCCGTCTTTTTTTCTTTCTACTGTTTTTTCTGCAATCCTATTCTGGCAGTCTAAACACATGTATGTATGGATGGGACGATTTCGTAATTTTTTAGCCTCAGGATTATCATCTGGAAGGGTCTCAATTTTATCACATAATATACATTTTACTCGCATCTTCTTACTCCTAACCATCGCGCATACGCGTGTTTTTTTGTATACTAATACTATACCATAAGAGGACAAATTGTCTTCCTTTGGATTAGATGATTATAGGAGGGAGTAATGTATGAGAGAAGTACAAGAACAGCTTCATCCTTTATTGTATGAACATCTACAAAAAGAAAGGTACGTAACAATATCCACAGTAGATGTGACTGGTGTACCTCATGTAACTGCTATATCATGGTTAGTGGCTTTATCAGAAAATAGGTTGGCCTTTGCAATAGATGCTAGGTCTAGACTTGTTCAAAATATTGCAAAGTTGCCTAATGCTGTTGTTACCGTTATTTTTGATGGCACGACGTATGCTATTAGTGGAAAAGTAAAAATAGAACAAAATCAATTAGACGGAATTCCAATTCCTTTGGTGAAGTGTGTTTTAGAGGTAACGGAAGTCCGTGATATTATGTTTTATGGTTCTAGTATGAGTAGTGAACCAACATTCACTAAAACATATGATGCAAAAAAAGCGGAAGCGATTGATTCGCTTGTTTGGAATGCTTTAAGACAACAAGAGTAAACACCCCAACAATATTTTTGGGGTGTTTTTGTATTAATCCTTCTTCTGAAGGTATTGATTGGATTGATCTTCTTGTTGTTTCTTAAGTGAATCCTTATCTTGTCCTTCTACCGCATCTCGTTTATCCTCTTTTACTTGTTGAGGATTTGGATCTATAATGTCTGCAGGAATTTCAGGGATGAGTCTGCCCGCAACATCTGCTAACTCGTTTGCTATGCCTTGAAGTGGCTTCCCAGCACGAATATCTTGATTGATCTCTTTTAAACGACCATAAACATCGGGATCTGCTACGACTAACGCATTTGCTCCATATGGATCATTTTGTAATGCTTCCGCTACAGTATATTTAATAGAACCAACTTCAGAACGCTCGAGATTTTGATCAACATCTATTCCTACAATCGCAAGTTTACCTAAGACTACTGCAGTAGCATCTTTCACATTCGGTGTAGCAGTTGCTAAATTCACAAGGTGTTTAGAGATTTGCATACCAGTTTTACGGTCAACATGCTCTATTGTACTATTTTTTACATTTACAGTTCTTGGAACATCATCACCAGTAGCTTGTTGTTCTTTTTCAGCTGCAGATTTTTGACAGCCCATAATCATAAAGCAACTAATAATGGAAATAATCATAAGTTTTTTCACGTTTTAACCCCCTAGCTAGTCTTTTACTTAAGAATAGTGTGGTTCTTTCGTCTATCTTTATACATGTTGTCATATATTTTAAAAACATCTTAGCTTGACCGTGACGTTTAAGCGGACCGTTCAAACCTTTGCTACATAGAATGTACTATTTTAGGATCAGGAGGCGTCGTATTGAGTAAAATCTATGTACTAGATACTAACGTAATATTGCAGGATCCAAATGCTATCTATTCATTCCAGGATAATGAAGTAGTCATTCCAGCAGTGGTACTAGAAGAGTTGGACTCGAAGAAACGATATATGGATGAGATTGGACGAAATGCTAGACAATTTTCTAAACTTATTGATGGATTAAGAGAAAAAGGGAAATTACATGAAAAAGTACCTCTTCATAATGGTGGCACACTAAGAATTGAATTAAATCACCGCTCTTTTCAAGAACTTCAAGAAATATTTATTGAAAAAACGAATGATAATCGAATCTTAGCGGTTGCAAAAAATTTATCATTAGAAGAAGATGCAAAACAAAATGGCAGACGGGTTATATTAGTCAGCAAGGACATTTTAGTTCGTGTTAAAGCAGATGTCATTGGGCTACATTCAGAAGACTTTTTGAATGATCGTGTCATAGACATGGATCATTTATATACAGGAATGTTGGAACTCTATGTACCGAAAGAAACACTAGGAAAGTTTTATGAAAGTGGCGAGATTAATGTTTCCGACGTGGTTAATCATCCTTTATATCCAAATCAATTTGTCTTAATGAAAGACGCATTAGGTGGATCAGCTTCTGCAATTGGAATGGTAAGTCCAAAAGGAAAAACAATAACAAAGTTACATCGCAATGCAGAACATATTTGGGGGATTAAAGCAAGAAACGTCCAACAAACGATGGCAATGGAATTATTATTAAGACAAGATGTACCTTTAGTTACACTAGTAGGAAAAGCAGGAACAGGAAAAACGTTACTTGCTTTAGCAGCCGGTTTAATGCAAACCGAAGATGAAAATAAATACAAGAAGCTTCTTGTTGCTCGTCCAATCGTTCCAGTAGGTAAAGATATTGGGTATCTACCAGGAGAAAAAAGCGAAAAACTTAGACCATGGATGCAACCTGTGTTTGATAATTTGGAGTATCTTTTTAACACCAAGAAACCTGGTGAATTAGACGCAATTTTGGCTGGGATGGGATCCATTGAAGTGGAAGCATTAACATATATTCGAGGTAGAAGCATTCCTGAACAATTTATCATTATTGATGAAGCGCAAAACTTAACCAAACATGAAGTGAAAACAATTCTAACTCGCGTTGGGGAAAAAAGTAAAATTGTGTTAATGGGTGACACGGCACAAATAGATCACCCATATTTAGACGAATATAATAACGGATTAACGTATGTTGTAGAAAGCTTTAAGGATCAAGGAATTGCTGGGCACGTTAGATTATTAAAGGGAGAAAGATCAGGTCTTGCTCAATTAGCAGCAGATCTTTTATAACAAAGAGAATAATAAAATTAGCTTAATTTGTTTGTAAACAAAAAAGCTTTCGCTCACTGACACATTTGTCAATGTAGCGAAAGCTTTTTTATTTAATCTCGATACGATGCACATTTTTAATTGGAGTGTTTCTATTAGTGCCATCAACTTTTAAAAGATAGATTGGTCCGTCTTCTTTAAGTGGCTTTCCAACAATACTAAATTGAGCAATCCATTGATCAATCGTTGCAAGTGGAATTTCTATATCTTTATCCTGTGTTTTCAAAACAACTGTAGTTGCATCAGGTTTTGGTTGACTATTCTGAATGAAGGGTAGCAAATAAATACCAAGACTTGTATTTAAAATCTTTTGGCGCTCAAACTTCTTTTCTGATTTTAAAGTTGGCGGGTTTAGTGCTCCTTCTCTAATTTCTCTTTCCCAATGTTTCGCTGTTTCTTCTATGTATTTTTCTTCCTCGGAAACGTTTTCATATTGTGATGAAAAAAATTCATCTAAATCAATTCGGCGATCATCAAAGATCCACACACTTGGATCTAATGTAATTGGAAAATGAACATTTCCTGATATAGTAACGATGGAATTCATCATTATCCTCCTTCTGCATACTAAGATTCTTTCTAGTTAACAATATGTATGAAATATATTATACAGTATTTACAAAACGCTGTCACAAAGAAGGTGCCCTATTTGAGATGTAACGGAAACAAGGAACTAGACAAATTCATTGAATTATCAAAGCCGGTTACCCAAAATGGAACAGTTGCAGATTACATACCGGCACTAGCATCGGCAAAGCAAGAGCATCTTTCTGTATCTATTAGATACTTGGACGGTGAGGAAATGTACGCTGGTGATTTTGTTGAAGCTTTTACTTTACAGAGTATATCAAAGGTATTATCTCTTCTTTATGTATTAGAATTTTACGGGGAAGAAGTTGTGTTTAAGCATGTAGGGAAAGAACCTACTGGAGATCCATTTAATTCTATTGTTAAGTTAGAAGAAGGGCCTGATACTAAACCCCTGAATCCAATGATCAATGCAGGTGCATTAGCCGTTACTTCTCTATTTCCTGGAAATGGTGTAACAGAGAGATGGGAGCGATTTCAGCAGTTTTTGACTCCATTTTTTGAAAAAGACAAAATCGAAGTAGATACAGAAATACAAAAATCAGAATTTGACACTGCCTTTTTAAATAGATCCATGATTTATTATTTAAAGCAAAATGAAATTATTAATGATGATGTGGAAGAGTTAATGACACTTTACACTAGGCAGTGTTCCGTACTAGCTGATTGCTTAGATATTGCAAAA is a genomic window containing:
- a CDS encoding NAD(P)H-dependent flavin oxidoreductase, coding for MRTKVTELLSIEFPVIQGGLAHLAYHELASAVSNAGGLGQLTAMSMEGPAQLEREIRLVKQRTSKPYGVNFAIGQHGRSYEEMLTVALDNQVPVISITGGNPTPLLDKVKGTGIHSLVLVSSKRQAIKAEQLGASAVMVVGNEGGGHLGRDEIGTMVLIPSVVDAVSIPVIAAGGIADGRGLMAALALGADGVEMGTRFIATKECVLASKNYKEDIIKMDENSTVIIKKTLGAPARALSNNWTNDIIDKEKRGYTYDQLKTLISGQSNKAYIHEGRVEDGFGWAGQCVGIIHDEPTVEELFNRMKQEIKEVKEKWVDM
- a CDS encoding UPF0223 family protein, with product MGRHVGGEKEYAYPFDMDWTTDEIVLVIDFYQAIEQAYEKGIPAAELKERYKAFKQVVPSKSEEKRLDKEFEEASGFSSYRVVSQLKDGKEKIKM
- a CDS encoding IS3 family transposase (programmed frameshift); the protein is MSQFSKEQKLLAVYRYQTENVSYRSLSKELGIDPSVLRHWVALVHYHGDTAFAFPYTNYSSAFKLKVIKSVKGLDYSIRKAAAIFQIPDPSMVRKWIRKWESQGSQAFQEEVRLVDMTKSKNTNQDKQSNPSIEELQKELDYLRMENAYLKKLKGLSSGKITKEMKAKVIYELRHEFPVKDLVKVARISRSTYYFIVKCWQRKDPDRKWKRRIKFIYKKHKGRLGYRRITDILQEKGHCINKKKVYRIMGDLGLRCIVRMKKYQSYISGFGKASENILNRNFHASKPNQKWVTDITEFKLFGQKLYFSPILDLFNGEIISYTLQTRPTYDLVENMMLQALTRKKTSDDLLIHSDQGWHYRMPQYRRLLKDHNITQSMSRKGNCYDNAVIENFFGIFKSEFIQLEQFESVEHFIHELENYIFYYNNLRIKSKLNRKSPVAYRRNYEQAA
- a CDS encoding YktB family protein; translated protein: MFTGFSKEDFNTFKIEGLEERMDAIKTRIQPKFADIGNELKDDLQALAGNELHVHIAKHARRTVNPPNDTWMAFCHDKRGYKKHPHFQIGLWDDHLFVWLAFIYELPGKDEIARKLQKEITNLHELPNDFVFSMDHMKKEAKLLQDLTSSDLERFENVKKAEFLVGRQLAVQNPILSDREAFLEWVLETYRPLIPFYRNAF
- a CDS encoding inositol monophosphatase family protein — translated: MDWSMVDQLVQKWLVEARGRILTSLQQRLTIESKSNANDLVTNIDRETEQFFIEKVKDHFPNHRLLGEEGFGDDVQTLEGIVWIVDPIDGTMNFVHQQRNFAISIGIYEEGVGKLGYIYDVMNDELYHAENGKGAFYNGEQLPILQPVELKEAIVGLNTTWVVPNKRVNHERLIPIVKQARGTRSYGSAALEMAYIAVDTLDAYITMRLSPWDFAAGMVILKELGGICTNLEGKPLSLTDSSPVVVARPGLHDELMNIINR
- a CDS encoding YlaF family protein, whose translation is MKNIKWGFIMLSMLTVLAIMSIGVAIAERSILGIVASILLVTIIMGLGFKTKKKLRERENQ
- the typA gene encoding translational GTPase TypA gives rise to the protein MNKRNDLRNIAIIAHVDHGKTTLVDELLKQSGIFRSNEHVEERAMDSNDLERERGITILAKNTAIQYKDTRINILDTPGHADFGGEVERIMKMVDGVLLVVDAYEGCMPQTRFVLKKALEQNLTPIVVVNKIDKDSARPEEVIDEVLELFIELDANEDQLEFPVIYASAINGTASVDPDPANQDENMQSIYDAIVEHIPAPIDNREEPTQFQVALLDYNDYVGRIGIGRVFRGTISVGQQVSLMKLDGSVKNFRVTKLFGFLGLKRIEIQEAHAGDLIAISGMEDINVGETVCPVDHQEALPVLRIDEPTLQMTFSVNNSPFAGREGKWITSRKIEERLLAQLQTDVSLRVESTESPDAWTVSGRGELHLSILIENMRREGYELQVSKPEVIIREVDGVKCEPVERVQIDVPEEHTGSIIESLGSRKGEMLDMVNNGNGQVRLIFMVPARGLIGYSTEFMTLTRGYGIINHTFDSYQPVVEGRVGGRTKGVLVSMETGKSSTYGIMQVEDRGTIFVEPGTEIYGGMVVGEHTRENDITVNITKTKQATNVRSANKDQTVTIKKPRIMTLEEALEYLNDDELLEVTPESIRLRKKVLDKNERDRLTKKKKLAEQNA
- a CDS encoding YlaH-like family protein — translated: MDVQERLSFFAALYRVDENSEQGMMLLYLTIVALCIVVYKLGFAKKLKPLQSLVIYLFLFAGCTVLSFLGIVLPIAEGLVVAAAILVIYKIRLKREQAAAE
- a CDS encoding YlaI family protein; this translates as MRVKCILCDKIETLPDDNPEAKKLRNRPIHTYMCLDCQNRIAEKTVERKKDGNFRIYRGRLMQEDF
- a CDS encoding pyridoxamine 5'-phosphate oxidase family protein, with the protein product MREVQEQLHPLLYEHLQKERYVTISTVDVTGVPHVTAISWLVALSENRLAFAIDARSRLVQNIAKLPNAVVTVIFDGTTYAISGKVKIEQNQLDGIPIPLVKCVLEVTEVRDIMFYGSSMSSEPTFTKTYDAKKAEAIDSLVWNALRQQE
- a CDS encoding YhcN/YlaJ family sporulation lipoprotein — protein: MKKLMIISIISCFMIMGCQKSAAEKEQQATGDDVPRTVNVKNSTIEHVDRKTGMQISKHLVNLATATPNVKDATAVVLGKLAIVGIDVDQNLERSEVGSIKYTVAEALQNDPYGANALVVADPDVYGRLKEINQDIRAGKPLQGIANELADVAGRLIPEIPADIIDPNPQQVKEDKRDAVEGQDKDSLKKQQEDQSNQYLQKKD
- a CDS encoding PhoH family protein, coding for MSKIYVLDTNVILQDPNAIYSFQDNEVVIPAVVLEELDSKKRYMDEIGRNARQFSKLIDGLREKGKLHEKVPLHNGGTLRIELNHRSFQELQEIFIEKTNDNRILAVAKNLSLEEDAKQNGRRVILVSKDILVRVKADVIGLHSEDFLNDRVIDMDHLYTGMLELYVPKETLGKFYESGEINVSDVVNHPLYPNQFVLMKDALGGSASAIGMVSPKGKTITKLHRNAEHIWGIKARNVQQTMAMELLLRQDVPLVTLVGKAGTGKTLLALAAGLMQTEDENKYKKLLVARPIVPVGKDIGYLPGEKSEKLRPWMQPVFDNLEYLFNTKKPGELDAILAGMGSIEVEALTYIRGRSIPEQFIIIDEAQNLTKHEVKTILTRVGEKSKIVLMGDTAQIDHPYLDEYNNGLTYVVESFKDQGIAGHVRLLKGERSGLAQLAADLL